In one window of Sphingomonas glaciei DNA:
- a CDS encoding ImuA family protein, with product MPSLHAPITEPASILSELFPALPRDAGWIGFVLRHLSPARPLLWVQERMAILEAGRVHPAGLGPLGPGLIHVEARDSKVALWAMEEGLRCSALGGVIGELWGDPQALDFTASRRLAVAAERSQVACWLIRLGGEANLSGARERWRLASAPSAPHPFDPKAPGSPRWAAELFRSRHRAPASWLVGAEDTGDDPANLLPVAAQPGDRALGGWQQRA from the coding sequence GTGCCTTCCCTGCATGCCCCGATCACCGAGCCGGCAAGCATCCTCTCCGAACTCTTTCCCGCCCTGCCGCGCGATGCCGGATGGATCGGCTTCGTCCTCCGTCATCTCTCCCCCGCCAGGCCATTGCTGTGGGTGCAGGAACGGATGGCGATCCTCGAGGCGGGACGGGTCCACCCCGCGGGCCTGGGACCGCTCGGACCCGGCCTCATCCATGTCGAGGCGCGCGACTCCAAGGTCGCCTTGTGGGCGATGGAAGAGGGCCTGCGATGCTCGGCGCTAGGCGGCGTGATCGGCGAATTGTGGGGCGATCCCCAGGCGCTCGACTTCACCGCGAGCCGGCGGCTGGCGGTGGCGGCGGAGCGCAGCCAAGTCGCTTGTTGGCTGATCCGACTTGGGGGCGAGGCCAACCTCAGCGGCGCCCGCGAACGCTGGCGGCTGGCGAGCGCGCCGAGCGCCCCGCACCCGTTCGACCCCAAGGCCCCCGGGAGCCCACGCTGGGCGGCCGAGCTGTTCCGCTCGCGCCATCGGGCACCGGCAAGCTGGCTGGTCGGCGCGGAAGACACCGGCGATGACCCGGCGAATCTGCTCCCTGTGGCTGCCCAACCTGGCGATCGAGCGCTGGGCGGGTGGCAGCAACGCGCCTGA
- a CDS encoding SspB family protein codes for MADESPESLIPYDEIVQEALRDVVGRVLSSVEKGGSLPGGHHFYITFRTRMAGVEIPKHLTQRFPDEMTIVIQHRYWDLHVAPDFFTVGLSFGGVPAMLRVPFAAVTDFVDPAVDFSLKFQANGAENDGHEDHDDAENDVPAAVPVEDGSNVVSVDFTRKK; via the coding sequence ATGGCCGACGAGAGTCCAGAAAGCCTGATTCCCTATGACGAGATCGTGCAGGAAGCGCTGCGTGATGTGGTCGGCAGGGTGCTGTCCTCGGTCGAGAAGGGCGGCTCGCTTCCGGGCGGCCATCATTTCTACATCACCTTCCGCACGCGGATGGCGGGGGTCGAGATTCCCAAGCATCTCACCCAGCGGTTCCCGGACGAGATGACGATCGTCATCCAGCACCGCTACTGGGACCTCCACGTCGCGCCCGACTTCTTCACCGTGGGACTGAGCTTCGGCGGGGTGCCGGCGATGCTTCGGGTGCCGTTCGCGGCGGTCACCGACTTCGTCGATCCGGCGGTCGACTTCAGCCTCAAGTTCCAGGCGAATGGGGCGGAGAACGACGGCCACGAAGACCATGACGACGCCGAGAACGACGTCCCGGCCGCGGTGCCGGTGGAAGATGGCTCCAACGTCGTCTCGGTCGACTTCACCCGCAAGAAGTAG
- a CDS encoding amino acid permease, protein MFARKSIAQVQQESASSELKRTLGKWNLLLLGVGCIIGAGIFVRTGSAAALHAGPAVLLSFVVAGIVCAFAGLCYAELSSTLPVSGSAYTYGYTTLGEFVAWIMGALLLLEYGLAASVVAVGWSGYVVSLLADFGLVIPPQFTGPAGYTLMRDGAPVLVNGAEVTTLFNLPAFLICLALAALLVVGVSESAKVNNLIVFIKVSVLAAFIVVGGAIVLSNLPALMEANWTPFIPENTGPGEFGVDGIMRAASIVFFAYIGFEAVSTAGQEAKDPKRDMPFGIIGSLIVCTVIYMLVAAIMTLLVPYNTLNVPDPVAVVVDAFGPQWSWLAKIIKIGAIIGLTSVVLVLMYAQTRIFYTMARDGLLPKVFARVHPRFQTPHINTILVGLLTAVAAGFLDINVLGDATSVGTLAAFAIVCLSVIYLRRSAPDLPRGFKVPFYPVLPILGILSCLYLITTVPAHILMYFGIYMVIMTLLYFVYGMSHSELGKGHTVTADGEMPYFPEDNPDGGTVTRD, encoded by the coding sequence ATGTTTGCCCGCAAGTCGATTGCCCAGGTCCAGCAGGAGTCCGCGTCGAGCGAGCTCAAGCGCACGCTCGGCAAATGGAACCTGCTGCTGCTCGGCGTCGGCTGCATCATCGGCGCGGGCATCTTCGTCCGCACCGGTAGCGCCGCCGCGCTTCACGCCGGGCCGGCGGTGCTGCTGTCGTTCGTCGTCGCCGGCATCGTCTGCGCCTTCGCCGGCCTGTGCTACGCCGAACTGTCCTCCACCCTTCCGGTGTCGGGTTCCGCCTACACCTATGGCTACACCACGCTGGGTGAGTTCGTCGCCTGGATCATGGGCGCGCTGCTGCTGCTCGAATATGGCCTGGCGGCGTCGGTCGTCGCGGTCGGCTGGAGCGGTTACGTCGTCAGCCTCCTGGCTGACTTCGGCCTCGTCATTCCGCCGCAGTTCACCGGCCCCGCAGGCTATACGCTGATGCGCGATGGCGCGCCGGTGTTGGTCAACGGCGCCGAAGTAACCACCTTGTTCAACCTTCCCGCCTTCCTCATCTGTCTCGCGCTTGCCGCCCTGCTGGTGGTCGGCGTGTCGGAATCAGCCAAGGTCAACAACCTGATCGTGTTCATTAAGGTCAGCGTCCTTGCCGCCTTCATCGTGGTCGGCGGCGCGATCGTTCTGAGCAACCTGCCGGCGCTGATGGAAGCCAACTGGACCCCGTTCATTCCGGAGAACACTGGTCCGGGCGAGTTCGGCGTCGATGGCATCATGCGTGCCGCCTCCATCGTCTTCTTCGCCTACATCGGCTTCGAGGCGGTCTCGACCGCCGGCCAGGAAGCCAAGGATCCCAAGCGCGACATGCCGTTCGGGATCATCGGTTCGCTGATCGTCTGCACCGTCATCTACATGCTGGTGGCGGCGATCATGACCCTGCTGGTGCCCTACAACACGCTGAACGTGCCCGACCCGGTCGCGGTCGTCGTCGATGCCTTCGGCCCGCAGTGGAGCTGGCTCGCCAAGATCATCAAGATCGGCGCGATCATCGGCCTGACGTCTGTGGTGCTGGTACTGATGTATGCCCAGACCCGCATCTTCTACACCATGGCCCGCGACGGCTTGCTGCCCAAGGTCTTCGCGCGGGTTCACCCGCGCTTCCAGACCCCGCACATCAACACCATCCTGGTCGGCCTCCTCACCGCCGTCGCAGCCGGGTTCCTCGACATCAACGTGCTGGGTGACGCGACCTCGGTCGGCACGTTGGCAGCCTTTGCCATCGTCTGCCTGTCGGTGATTTACCTACGCCGTTCGGCGCCCGACCTGCCGCGCGGGTTCAAGGTGCCGTTCTATCCGGTGCTGCCGATCCTCGGCATCCTGTCGTGCCTGTACCTGATCACCACCGTGCCGGCGCACATCCTGATGTATTTCGGTATCTATATGGTGATCATGACCCTGCTCTACTTCGTGTACGGCATGAGCCATTCGGAGCTGGGCAAGGGCCACACGGTCACCGCCGATGGCGAGATGCCCTACTTCCCGGAGGATAATCCGGACGGTGGCACCGTCACCCGCGACTGA
- a CDS encoding HIT domain-containing protein has product MPIDHKQPYDEGNIFARILRGELPCRKVLETDHALAFHDINPVAAVHVLVIPKGAYVSWDDFAATAPEAEIAGFVRAIGETARLVGAEPGGYRILANSGKRAGQEVPHLHVHLFGGQPLGPMLAR; this is encoded by the coding sequence ATGCCAATTGATCACAAGCAGCCGTACGACGAGGGCAACATCTTCGCGCGGATCCTGCGCGGCGAGCTGCCGTGCCGCAAGGTATTGGAAACAGACCATGCCCTGGCCTTTCACGACATCAATCCGGTGGCCGCGGTGCACGTGCTGGTGATCCCCAAGGGCGCTTACGTCAGCTGGGACGATTTCGCGGCCACCGCCCCCGAAGCCGAGATCGCCGGTTTCGTCCGGGCGATCGGCGAGACCGCGCGGCTGGTCGGGGCCGAGCCCGGTGGCTACCGGATCCTCGCCAACAGCGGCAAGCGCGCCGGCCAGGAAGTGCCGCACCTCCACGTCCACCTGTTCGGCGGCCAGCCGCTGGGACCGATGCTCGCGCGGTGA
- the fumC gene encoding class II fumarate hydratase: MTSNTRTETDSFGPIEVPGDSYWGAQTQRSLGNFPFGERERMPIRLVHAQAIVKRAAARVNRKHGLDAKLADAMESAAAAIIAGQHDDQFPLSIWQTGSGTQTNMNVNEVIAGIANEALAGTKGGKSPVHPNDHVNKSQSSNDSFPSALHVAAVLAAEQQLYPALDQLTAALEAKAKAWDSIVKIGRTHTQDATPLTLGQEFSGYAAQLKSCRARIEGALEGNLRKLAIGGTAVGTGLNAPAGWSDDMSAAISDIAGSRFEPAPNKFAEMAARDGLVFFHGALTTLAVALTKIGNDIRFLGSGPRSGLGELSLPENEPGSSIMPGKVNPTQVESLTMVCAQVIGNGQAVTVGGMQGHFELNVFMPLIGSNVLRSVELLSIAMVSFAERCVEGMTANEDHIADLVGRSLMLVTALAPEIGYDNAAAIAKHAHKKGQTLKEAGLELGLVDADTFDRVVRPETMIGR, encoded by the coding sequence ATGACCAGCAACACCCGCACCGAAACCGACAGCTTCGGGCCGATCGAGGTCCCCGGCGACAGCTACTGGGGCGCGCAGACCCAGCGCAGCCTCGGCAACTTCCCGTTCGGGGAGCGGGAGCGGATGCCGATCCGGCTGGTCCACGCCCAGGCGATCGTCAAGCGGGCGGCGGCGCGAGTGAACCGCAAACACGGTCTCGACGCCAAACTGGCCGACGCGATGGAAAGCGCCGCCGCCGCGATCATCGCTGGCCAGCATGACGACCAGTTCCCGCTGTCGATCTGGCAGACCGGCAGCGGCACCCAGACCAACATGAACGTCAACGAGGTCATCGCCGGTATCGCCAACGAGGCGCTGGCGGGAACGAAGGGCGGCAAGAGCCCGGTCCACCCCAACGACCATGTCAACAAGTCGCAGAGCTCTAACGACAGCTTCCCCAGCGCGCTTCACGTCGCGGCGGTGCTGGCGGCCGAGCAGCAGCTCTATCCCGCGCTCGATCAACTGACCGCCGCGCTGGAGGCCAAGGCCAAGGCGTGGGACTCGATCGTCAAGATCGGCCGCACCCACACCCAGGACGCGACCCCGCTGACGCTGGGCCAGGAATTCTCGGGCTATGCCGCCCAATTGAAGAGCTGCCGCGCCCGGATCGAAGGCGCGCTCGAAGGCAATCTCCGCAAGCTCGCAATCGGCGGCACCGCGGTCGGCACCGGCCTCAACGCGCCCGCCGGCTGGTCCGACGACATGTCCGCCGCCATCTCCGACATCGCAGGCAGCCGGTTCGAGCCCGCCCCCAACAAGTTCGCCGAAATGGCCGCGCGTGACGGGCTGGTCTTCTTCCACGGCGCGCTCACCACGCTGGCGGTCGCGCTGACCAAGATCGGCAACGACATCCGCTTCCTCGGCTCCGGCCCGCGCTCGGGCCTCGGCGAGCTCAGCCTGCCCGAGAACGAGCCCGGCAGCTCAATCATGCCGGGCAAGGTCAATCCGACCCAGGTCGAAAGCCTGACGATGGTCTGCGCCCAGGTGATCGGCAACGGCCAGGCGGTGACCGTCGGCGGCATGCAGGGCCATTTCGAGCTGAACGTGTTCATGCCGCTGATCGGCTCCAACGTCCTGCGCTCGGTCGAGCTCTTGAGCATCGCGATGGTCAGCTTCGCCGAACGCTGCGTCGAGGGGATGACCGCCAACGAGGATCACATCGCCGACCTGGTCGGCCGGTCGCTGATGCTGGTCACCGCGCTGGCGCCCGAGATCGGCTACGACAATGCCGCGGCCATCGCCAAGCACGCCCACAAGAAGGGGCAGACGCTGAAGGAGGCCGGGCTCGAACTAGGCCTGGTCGATGCCGACACCTTTGACCGGGTGGTCCGCCCCGAGACGATGATCGGGCGCTAG
- a CDS encoding ABC transporter ATP-binding protein, which yields MQREAEAAVEARDLVKIFGTKRAVDGVSLEVPRGSIFGLLGPNGAGKTTTLRMLLGIIDPDSGTRSLLGRSAPLTAANEVGYLPEERGLYPSMTAREAIAFMGALRGLPIAEGRRRATALLADRGLAEWEKKPIRTLSKGMAQTVQLLGTLVHKPRLIVLDEPFSGLDAINQEKLEALIRAEAEAGATVIFSTHVIAHAERLCERIAIIAAGKVAFAGAVDEARDRLRPVVRLQTRAGDGAWRAALPAGARQVGREWRFELPEGGPEPLLRALIDGGAGIDTLSIERPGLHDAFVAIAGASAAAEMGKEVPA from the coding sequence GTGCAGCGTGAAGCAGAGGCCGCGGTCGAAGCGCGCGACCTCGTCAAGATTTTCGGGACCAAGCGCGCGGTCGACGGGGTTAGCCTGGAGGTGCCGAGGGGCAGCATCTTCGGCCTGCTCGGCCCCAATGGCGCGGGCAAGACCACCACGCTGCGCATGCTGCTGGGGATCATCGACCCCGATAGCGGCACGCGCTCGCTGCTCGGCCGTTCGGCTCCGCTGACCGCCGCCAACGAGGTCGGCTACCTGCCCGAAGAGCGCGGGCTCTACCCTTCGATGACCGCGCGCGAGGCGATCGCCTTCATGGGCGCGCTGCGCGGACTGCCGATCGCCGAAGGCCGCCGCCGCGCCACCGCCCTGCTCGCCGATCGCGGCCTGGCCGAGTGGGAGAAGAAGCCGATCCGCACCCTGTCCAAGGGCATGGCGCAGACCGTCCAGCTGCTAGGCACCCTCGTCCACAAGCCGCGCCTGATTGTGCTCGACGAGCCCTTCTCTGGGCTCGACGCGATCAACCAGGAGAAACTGGAAGCGCTGATTCGGGCCGAGGCCGAAGCCGGCGCGACGGTGATCTTCTCGACCCACGTCATCGCCCACGCCGAGCGCCTGTGCGAGCGGATCGCGATCATCGCCGCGGGCAAGGTCGCGTTCGCGGGGGCGGTCGACGAAGCGCGCGACCGGCTGCGCCCGGTGGTCAGGCTACAGACCCGCGCCGGCGACGGAGCGTGGCGCGCCGCGCTTCCGGCCGGGGCACGGCAAGTCGGCCGCGAATGGCGCTTCGAGCTTCCCGAAGGCGGCCCCGAGCCGCTGCTGCGCGCGCTGATCGACGGCGGCGCCGGCATCGACACGCTTTCGATCGAGCGGCCCGGCCTGCACGATGCCTTCGTCGCCATCGCCGGGGCATCGGCCGCGGCCGAAATGGGCAAGGAAGTGCCGGCATGA
- a CDS encoding GGDEF domain-containing protein codes for MNEGNEVNSDDPTVMWAEIARLRATVAKLERQVGELDRLAHHDPLVPLPNRRGFERQLAHLIDRTERYGDVGALLFVDVDGMKFVNDSFGHDAGDAALIHIAELLTGGVRQSDTVARFGGDEFAVLLERVDLDQATETATRLTDRIAGSNFSFGGVCIPLSAAIGIAEIRGDDTPESVLVRADRAMYEQKAAA; via the coding sequence ATGAACGAGGGGAATGAGGTTAACAGCGATGACCCCACCGTAATGTGGGCGGAGATCGCACGCCTGCGGGCGACGGTGGCCAAGCTCGAACGGCAGGTCGGTGAGCTCGACCGTCTGGCCCACCACGACCCCCTTGTCCCGCTGCCCAACCGGCGCGGGTTCGAGCGCCAACTGGCGCATCTGATCGACCGCACCGAACGCTATGGCGACGTCGGGGCGCTGCTGTTCGTCGATGTCGACGGGATGAAGTTCGTCAACGACAGCTTCGGGCACGATGCCGGCGATGCCGCGCTGATTCACATCGCCGAACTGCTGACCGGGGGGGTGCGCCAGAGCGACACGGTGGCGCGGTTCGGCGGCGACGAATTTGCGGTGCTGCTGGAACGGGTCGACCTCGACCAGGCGACCGAAACCGCGACCCGGCTGACCGACCGGATCGCCGGCAGCAACTTCAGCTTCGGCGGAGTGTGTATCCCGCTGTCGGCGGCGATCGGGATTGCCGAGATCCGCGGCGACGACACGCCCGAAAGCGTGCTCGTCCGCGCCGACCGCGCAATGTACGAGCAGAAGGCCGCCGCTTAA
- the queG gene encoding tRNA epoxyqueuosine(34) reductase QueG, producing MLEPASLKERIRAEAERLGFVSCGFARADAVPEAAERLREWLAEGRHGSMGWMEERAGQRVSPQGLWPEAKSVIALAMSYAPDGDPRALEAEPSLGRISVYAQGADYHKTVKKALKALARFIVEAVPSELKVFVDTAPVMEKPLSAAAGIGWQGKHTNLLSRTHGNWLFLGVIFTELDLEPDPPGRDHCGSCSACMAACPTGAIDGPRRLDSRRCISYLTIEHSGPIPLKFREAMGNRIYGCDDCLAACPWNRFAQQAQANRAFLPRAELVAPALADLLALDDASFRQLFSGSPIKRIGVGRFLRNCLIAAGNSGDAALAARVEALCGNEDPVVAEAAEWAFARLGQTSRSS from the coding sequence GTGCTTGAACCCGCAAGCCTTAAGGAACGGATACGCGCCGAGGCCGAGCGGCTGGGTTTCGTGTCGTGCGGCTTCGCCCGCGCCGATGCGGTGCCGGAGGCGGCAGAGCGGTTGCGCGAATGGCTGGCCGAGGGGCGCCACGGCTCGATGGGCTGGATGGAAGAACGCGCCGGGCAGCGGGTTTCGCCGCAGGGGCTGTGGCCCGAGGCGAAGAGCGTGATCGCGCTGGCGATGAGCTATGCGCCCGACGGCGACCCGCGGGCGCTGGAAGCGGAGCCGTCGCTCGGCCGGATCAGCGTCTATGCCCAGGGCGCCGACTATCACAAGACGGTCAAGAAGGCGCTCAAGGCGCTTGCCCGCTTCATCGTCGAAGCGGTCCCGAGCGAGCTCAAGGTGTTCGTCGACACCGCCCCGGTGATGGAAAAGCCGCTGTCGGCTGCAGCCGGGATCGGGTGGCAGGGTAAGCACACCAACCTCCTGTCGCGGACCCATGGCAACTGGCTGTTCCTCGGCGTCATCTTTACCGAGCTGGACCTGGAGCCCGACCCGCCGGGCCGCGACCATTGCGGCAGCTGCAGCGCGTGTATGGCGGCCTGCCCGACCGGGGCGATCGACGGGCCGCGGCGGCTCGATTCGCGGCGGTGCATCTCCTACCTGACGATCGAGCATTCGGGCCCGATCCCGCTCAAGTTTCGCGAGGCGATGGGCAATCGCATCTACGGCTGCGACGATTGCCTGGCCGCCTGTCCGTGGAACCGCTTCGCGCAGCAGGCGCAGGCCAACCGCGCCTTCCTGCCCCGCGCCGAACTGGTCGCTCCGGCGCTGGCCGACCTGCTCGCGCTCGACGATGCGAGCTTCCGCCAACTGTTCTCGGGCAGCCCGATCAAGCGGATCGGGGTGGGGCGCTTCCTCCGCAACTGCCTGATCGCGGCGGGCAACAGCGGCGATGCGGCGCTGGCGGCGCGGGTCGAAGCGCTGTGCGGCAACGAGGATCCGGTGGTGGCGGAAGCGGCGGAGTGGGCGTTTGCGCGCCTTGGCCAAACCTCTCGTTCGTCCTGA
- a CDS encoding adenosine kinase — MTAPRYDVLAIGNAIVDVIADADDAFLQAQGLDKASMRLIDEAEAERLYGLMGPGREASGGSAGNTAAGLAALGIKTAFIGQVADDQLGAIYRHDIRSLGVDFDTPARSDVGATARCLILVTADAQRTMNTFLGAAQQLSPDAIDLGAVRDAGILYLEGYLWDPEVPRAAMEAAIAAAREAGRKVAFTLSDTFCVDRHRDGFHRLLDEKKVDILFANEAELAAMTGESDFEAGLAALSAKVQVLAVTRSEQGAVAVAGSERASVAAEPIERLVDTTGAGDLFAAGFLAGQARGLGLEASLRLGAIAAAEVIQHYGARPEKDLKALAGDLL, encoded by the coding sequence ATGACCGCTCCCCGCTACGACGTGCTCGCCATCGGCAATGCCATCGTCGATGTGATCGCCGATGCCGACGATGCCTTCCTGCAGGCGCAGGGCCTCGACAAGGCGAGCATGCGGCTGATCGACGAGGCCGAGGCCGAGCGGCTGTACGGCCTGATGGGTCCGGGCCGCGAAGCGAGCGGCGGGTCGGCCGGCAACACCGCCGCGGGTCTCGCCGCGTTGGGCATCAAGACCGCCTTCATCGGCCAGGTTGCCGACGACCAGCTCGGCGCCATCTACCGCCACGATATCCGCAGCCTGGGCGTCGACTTCGACACCCCGGCCCGCAGCGATGTCGGCGCCACCGCGCGCTGCCTGATCCTGGTCACCGCCGACGCGCAGCGGACCATGAACACCTTCCTCGGCGCCGCGCAGCAGCTGTCGCCCGACGCCATCGACTTGGGCGCCGTGCGCGACGCCGGGATCCTCTATCTCGAAGGCTATCTGTGGGACCCCGAAGTGCCGCGGGCCGCGATGGAAGCCGCGATCGCCGCGGCGCGCGAGGCCGGCCGCAAGGTCGCCTTCACCTTGAGCGACACCTTCTGCGTCGACCGCCACCGCGACGGTTTCCACCGCCTGCTCGACGAGAAGAAGGTCGATATTCTCTTCGCCAACGAGGCCGAACTGGCAGCGATGACGGGTGAGAGCGACTTCGAGGCGGGCCTTGCCGCTCTTTCGGCCAAAGTCCAGGTGCTTGCGGTAACGCGCAGCGAGCAGGGCGCGGTCGCCGTCGCCGGGTCGGAGCGCGCCTCGGTCGCGGCCGAGCCGATCGAGCGGCTGGTCGACACCACCGGTGCGGGCGACCTGTTCGCCGCCGGCTTCCTCGCTGGACAGGCCCGCGGGCTCGGCCTCGAAGCCTCGCTCCGCCTCGGAGCCATCGCCGCGGCCGAGGTGATCCAGCATTATGGCGCGCGGCCCGAAAAGGATCTCAAGGCGCTGGCCGGCGACCTGCTCTGA
- a CDS encoding DNA polymerase Y family protein — protein MTRRICSLWLPNLAIERWAGGSNAPEARPEQRRREALARPLVLTVEGRHGQLIHATTPAASERGAWVGARLADARALDPALEAEAADLAGEAAWLRAAARWASRWSPLVEVDGTDALRLDVTGVAHLFGGEAALLADIEARFAGMAISAQAAIAPTAGAAWALARYGRQQRLAGSDELHRILAPLPVAALRLSPQAVHMLVRLGLKQVVDLAGVPRKSLARRFPKDEHPLDALDRALGRKPEPLTPLPDDPPPRALLPIKEPVVHPEAPAEALRQLVPRLAVELERRKLGARYLALTAFRVDGSLGEVEVATSIPSREPAHLHRLLSGILERQGIDPGFGIDAFALEVRSWERLDSAQDALLGDAPGELAVAALVDRLSVRLGPAKVRRPLAVESHLPERAAGWVEGVAGTAPLAQPEGENPTRLLDRPEGITVIYATPEGLPRRFVWRRRIHDISRAQGPRRVSPEWWRERSTARLRDYYKVEDSDGRRFWIFREGVIGDGRGGAPEWFVHGLFA, from the coding sequence ATGACCCGGCGAATCTGCTCCCTGTGGCTGCCCAACCTGGCGATCGAGCGCTGGGCGGGTGGCAGCAACGCGCCTGAGGCCCGTCCCGAGCAGCGTCGAAGGGAGGCGCTTGCCCGCCCCCTCGTCCTCACGGTTGAGGGCCGCCACGGCCAGCTGATCCACGCCACCACCCCTGCCGCTTCCGAGCGGGGCGCGTGGGTCGGCGCCCGCTTGGCCGACGCCCGCGCGCTCGATCCCGCGCTGGAAGCCGAAGCGGCCGACCTCGCCGGGGAAGCCGCCTGGCTCCGCGCCGCCGCGCGCTGGGCCAGCCGCTGGTCGCCCCTGGTCGAGGTCGACGGCACCGACGCGCTGCGGCTCGACGTCACCGGCGTTGCCCACCTGTTCGGCGGCGAGGCCGCGCTGCTCGCCGACATCGAAGCGCGCTTCGCCGGCATGGCGATCAGCGCCCAGGCGGCGATCGCGCCGACCGCCGGCGCGGCCTGGGCGCTGGCTCGCTACGGCCGCCAGCAGCGCCTTGCCGGCAGCGACGAACTGCACCGCATCCTCGCCCCGCTGCCGGTCGCCGCGCTGCGCCTGTCGCCGCAAGCGGTCCACATGCTGGTGCGGCTCGGCCTCAAGCAGGTGGTCGACCTTGCCGGGGTGCCCCGCAAGTCGCTCGCCCGCCGCTTCCCCAAGGACGAGCATCCGCTCGACGCGCTCGACCGTGCGCTCGGCCGCAAGCCCGAACCGCTGACGCCGCTGCCCGACGATCCGCCCCCGCGCGCGCTGCTTCCAATCAAGGAACCGGTGGTCCACCCCGAAGCGCCGGCCGAGGCGCTGCGCCAGCTGGTCCCCCGCCTCGCCGTCGAGCTCGAGCGCCGCAAGCTCGGCGCCCGCTACCTCGCGCTCACCGCCTTCCGGGTCGACGGCAGCCTCGGCGAGGTCGAGGTCGCGACCTCGATTCCCTCCCGCGAACCGGCGCACCTCCACCGCCTGCTGTCGGGTATCCTCGAGCGGCAGGGGATCGACCCCGGCTTCGGGATCGACGCCTTCGCGCTCGAGGTCCGTTCGTGGGAACGGCTCGATTCCGCGCAGGACGCTTTGCTCGGCGACGCCCCGGGCGAGCTGGCGGTGGCGGCGCTGGTCGACCGGCTGAGCGTCCGCCTCGGCCCGGCCAAGGTGCGCCGGCCGCTCGCCGTGGAAAGCCACCTGCCGGAGCGCGCCGCGGGCTGGGTGGAGGGGGTCGCCGGAACGGCTCCCCTCGCGCAACCGGAAGGGGAAAACCCTACCCGCCTGCTCGACCGGCCCGAGGGGATCACCGTCATCTATGCGACCCCCGAAGGGCTCCCCCGCCGCTTCGTCTGGCGCCGCCGGATCCATGACATTTCCCGCGCGCAAGGGCCGCGGCGGGTGTCGCCCGAATGGTGGCGCGAACGCTCCACCGCGCGGCTGCGGGACTATTACAAGGTCGAGGACAGCGACGGCCGGCGCTTCTGGATCTTCCGCGAAGGGGTGATCGGCGACGGTCGCGGCGGCGCGCCCGAATGGTTCGTCCACGGGCTGTTCGCGTGA
- a CDS encoding ABC transporter permease produces the protein MTRHLNKLEAAFVIARRDYTATVFSRAFLFFLLGPLFPILLGVLFGGIGAKVASDSERVRLAVIAAPADFARLDRARGELAALPGASQFPLLKPMPRGTNNRSLLAAEAEPVIAVLDYEAGMASLMGKVGPGDPLVGQVRLMVDRARVGSTPIPEIGLIPLRQTAGATRNAREITARAGQAMLFLLTLLLSGMLLSQLIEEKSNKVIEVLAAAVPVESIFIGKLFAMLAMSLTGIAVWMTVAISFLLLFAPGLFAVLPVPAIGWPLFLLLGALYYGMSYLLIGAAFLGIGAQASTAREVQTLSMPVTMGQVGLLLLANFAISDPHGSAGIAAAAFPLSSPFAMMARAALDGSVLPHVAALLWQGLWVALMLKLVAAWFRRSVLNSSGPRRRWWRRARKVGEALP, from the coding sequence ATGACCCGCCACCTCAACAAACTCGAGGCCGCGTTCGTGATCGCCCGCCGCGACTACACCGCGACGGTCTTCAGCCGCGCCTTCCTGTTCTTCCTATTGGGGCCGCTGTTTCCGATCCTGCTTGGTGTGCTGTTCGGCGGGATCGGCGCCAAGGTGGCGAGCGATTCAGAGCGCGTCCGGCTGGCGGTGATCGCCGCACCGGCCGACTTCGCCCGCCTCGACCGAGCGCGCGGCGAACTCGCCGCCTTGCCCGGGGCGAGCCAGTTCCCGCTGCTGAAACCGATGCCGCGGGGCACGAACAACAGGAGCCTGCTCGCTGCCGAGGCTGAGCCGGTGATCGCCGTGCTCGACTATGAAGCCGGCATGGCCTCGCTGATGGGCAAGGTCGGTCCGGGCGACCCGCTGGTCGGGCAGGTGCGATTGATGGTCGACCGCGCCCGGGTCGGCTCCACCCCCATCCCCGAGATCGGCCTGATCCCCCTCCGGCAGACCGCCGGCGCGACCCGCAACGCGCGCGAGATCACCGCCCGCGCCGGCCAGGCAATGCTGTTCCTCCTCACGCTGCTGCTGTCCGGAATGCTGCTGAGCCAGTTGATCGAGGAGAAATCGAACAAGGTGATCGAGGTGCTGGCGGCCGCCGTCCCGGTCGAATCGATCTTCATCGGCAAGCTGTTCGCGATGCTGGCGATGAGCCTGACCGGGATCGCGGTATGGATGACCGTCGCGATCAGCTTTCTGCTGCTGTTCGCACCCGGGCTGTTCGCGGTGCTTCCGGTGCCGGCGATCGGCTGGCCACTCTTCCTCCTGCTGGGCGCGCTCTATTACGGGATGAGCTACCTGTTGATCGGCGCCGCCTTCCTCGGGATCGGGGCGCAGGCCAGCACCGCGCGCGAGGTGCAGACGCTTTCGATGCCCGTCACCATGGGCCAGGTCGGGCTGCTGCTGCTGGCCAATTTCGCGATCAGCGATCCGCACGGCTCGGCGGGTATTGCCGCGGCGGCTTTCCCTCTGTCCTCGCCGTTCGCGATGATGGCCAGGGCTGCGCTCGACGGGTCGGTCCTTCCGCACGTCGCGGCCTTGCTGTGGCAGGGACTGTGGGTTGCGCTGATGCTGAAGCTGGTCGCGGCCTGGTTCCGGCGCTCGGTCCTCAACAGCAGCGGACCGCGTCGACGCTGGTGGAGACGCGCCCGCAAGGTCGGCGAAGCGCTGCCTTAA